The sequence below is a genomic window from Excalfactoria chinensis isolate bCotChi1 chromosome 17, bCotChi1.hap2, whole genome shotgun sequence.
GTGTAGGAATGCTTGTCATTTGGCACATGGAAAGCTTCAGTTCTCTGCAGGGCAGTAAATGTTTTGATTTAACATTGGGTGTGTTTCCTGGTTTTGACTCCAGGTCTTTGCAAAATGCTTCAGTGTTggaatataaatatacatacatgtgtATGTTTGTTCAAAGCTTCATGCTGTTCCTCTGCAAGCTTTCTCTCAATTGCAAGTCAGCTGCGATCATCGTGCCCGTGACTTGTCCTAATAtcaaactgctttatttttttaggatTATCTTCCCTCGCAGCAAGACATACTGCTGGCACGAAGACCCACAAAAGGGATTCACGAGTACAACTTTGAAATAAAGAATGTTCCTTTCAAAATGGTTGATGTAGGTGGCCAAAGGTCAGAGCGGAAACGTTGGTTTGAATGCTTCGACAGTGTCACATCAATACTCTTCCTTGTTTCCTCGAGTGAATTTGACCAAGTGCTTATGGAGGATCGGCAAACGAATCGCCTTACGGAGTCCCTGAACATTTTTGAAACAATAGTCAATAACCGGGTTTTCAGCAACGTCTCCatcattcttttcttaaataagaCGGACTTGCTTGAGGAAAAAGTACAAAAAGTGAGCATCAAAGACTATTTTTCAGAATTTGAAGGGGATCCCCACTGCTTAACGGATGTCCAAAAATTCCTGGTGGATTGTTTTCGTACCAAACGTCGGGACCAGCAGCAGAAGCCCCTCTACCACCACTTCACCACTGCTATTAACACAGAGAACATCCGACTAGTTTTCCGTGATGTCAAGGATACCATCCTTCATGACAACCTCAAGCAGCTTATGCTACAGTGATGTGCAAAAAAGACGTTTTTATTTGAGTAACTCTTGTGTGtcgttgtttgtttgtttgtttttttaaactagaagTTTACAGCAGGAGTAGAGAAATCCAGATCCTGTCAGACTTCTTGATATGTGGctaaaagctgctgctgaacacATTATTGCCAATTTCTGCAGAATTTCAGGCTTAATCTCTCCCAGTGTAGCTTCAAGTTGACTCAAGTTGTAATTTTATAGCAGACCTATGTCTAAGTTACCTGTAAAGTGATTCAATTTGACCTTTTAAGAACGTGTATATTATCTTAGAGAATCATTCTATATTCAGAATTCCAAGTCCAAACTTCAATGAAATTGTTGCAGTTGTTGAGCTTTGGCAGTAATTTAGGGGGGCAGACCTTTCACGTCAGACTTCGTAATGAAG
It includes:
- the GNA13 gene encoding guanine nucleotide-binding protein subunit alpha-13 — translated: MADFLPSRSVLSGCFPGCLLTSGEAEQQRKSKEIDKCLNREKTYVKRLVKILLLGAGESGKSTFLKQMRIIHGQDWDRAAREEFRATIYSNVIKGVRVLVDAREKLHIPWGDPVNQSNGDTMMAFDTRSVTVVQGMVETAVFLQYLPAIRALWADSGIQHAYDRRREFQLGESVKYFLDNLDKLGEQDYLPSQQDILLARRPTKGIHEYNFEIKNVPFKMVDVGGQRSERKRWFECFDSVTSILFLVSSSEFDQVLMEDRQTNRLTESLNIFETIVNNRVFSNVSIILFLNKTDLLEEKVQKVSIKDYFSEFEGDPHCLTDVQKFLVDCFRTKRRDQQQKPLYHHFTTAINTENIRLVFRDVKDTILHDNLKQLMLQ